One window of Caldivirga sp. genomic DNA carries:
- a CDS encoding carbon-nitrogen hydrolase family protein, which produces MNNEVAVCMGQIKVVFNDVEGNLSRAVEAIRRSASMGCSIVVLPETLDIGWLNPDAVELAKPIPGQYSDILVDAAKSHGVYVVAGLTERDNGKVYDSAILASPRGELMWKYRKINLTPEEQEIYEVGDKVGVVDTEYGRIGVDICIDNAPSNLVLAHSMARMGAIMILSPSGWAVPPTYDLSKESYLDGSYGKHWIVSYTTMARLYDMAIIGVSSVGEMSKGPWKGWRLIGSSLAVGPGGIILVKGKEGPNAEDLIRVNVNVPLRQIKGTRYAEFLWSRGYFMP; this is translated from the coding sequence ATGAATAATGAGGTGGCTGTATGCATGGGGCAGATTAAGGTTGTCTTCAATGATGTTGAAGGTAATTTAAGTAGGGCTGTTGAAGCTATTAGACGTTCCGCATCCATGGGTTGTAGTATTGTTGTTTTACCTGAAACACTGGATATTGGTTGGCTCAACCCTGATGCGGTTGAATTAGCTAAACCAATACCTGGCCAATATAGTGATATCCTGGTAGACGCCGCTAAGTCACATGGAGTATACGTTGTTGCTGGTTTAACTGAACGCGACAATGGTAAGGTGTATGATTCGGCGATTTTAGCCTCCCCAAGAGGTGAACTAATGTGGAAGTATAGGAAGATTAACTTAACCCCTGAGGAGCAGGAAATATATGAGGTTGGTGATAAGGTTGGCGTAGTGGATACTGAGTATGGTAGAATTGGAGTAGATATTTGCATAGATAATGCACCCAGTAACCTAGTTTTAGCCCACTCAATGGCAAGGATGGGGGCAATCATGATACTTTCACCATCAGGCTGGGCGGTACCACCCACGTATGATTTAAGTAAGGAAAGCTACTTAGATGGATCATATGGGAAGCATTGGATTGTCTCATACACAACAATGGCTAGGTTATACGACATGGCAATTATCGGTGTAAGTAGTGTTGGCGAGATGAGTAAGGGTCCATGGAAAGGCTGGAGACTAATAGGCTCATCATTAGCAGTAGGACCTGGGGGAATTATATTGGTTAAAGGCAAGGAGGGTCCTAATGCGGAGGATTTAATAAGAGTTAACGTGAATGTACCCTTAAGGCAAATTAAGGGTACTAGGTATGCTGAATTCCTATGGAGTAGGGGATACTTCATGCCATAA
- a CDS encoding 30S ribosomal protein S4 — protein sequence MGDPKRPKKKYVEGKPKRLWNSDLLMSELRLIGEYGLRNKKELWLARALLRSIKHRAREILSAPMEVREEAEKRLKDRLFRMGLINDVSMPLDSVLALDVTAILERRLQTIVYRKGMARSIHEARQLIVHGHISINGVRVRSPGYLVPRSLEDYVGFAPTSRIVKAKVTQVNKEGQAASS from the coding sequence ATGGGCGATCCTAAGAGGCCTAAGAAGAAGTATGTTGAGGGGAAACCGAAGAGGCTGTGGAATAGCGACTTATTGATGAGTGAGCTTAGGCTAATTGGTGAGTATGGTTTGAGGAATAAGAAGGAGCTTTGGTTAGCTAGGGCACTATTAAGGAGTATTAAGCATAGGGCTAGGGAGATACTTTCAGCTCCGATGGAAGTTAGGGAGGAGGCTGAGAAGAGGCTTAAGGATAGGTTATTTAGAATGGGGTTAATAAACGATGTTAGTATGCCACTTGATTCAGTGCTAGCCCTTGATGTAACGGCAATACTTGAACGCAGGCTTCAAACCATAGTGTATAGGAAGGGTATGGCTAGGTCTATTCATGAGGCTAGGCAGTTAATAGTTCATGGTCACATATCAATAAATGGTGTTAGGGTTAGGTCACCTGGTTACCTTGTCCCAAGGAGCCTTGAGGACTACGTAGGCTTCGCCCCAACATCACGCATAGTTAAGGCTAAGGTAACTCAAGTAAATAAAGAAGGGCAAGCGGCCAGTTCATAG